The Rhizobium grahamii DNA window TCAAGGGGCTGATGAACAAGCAGATCGCCTTCGAACTTGGCATCAGCGAAGTTACCGTGAAGCTTCATCGCGGCAACGTCATGCGCAAGATGGAAGTTCGCTCGGTCGCGGAACTCGTCAGGAAAGCCGAGATGCTCGGCGACGGGGTGCGGCTACCTGTCTCTTAGTATGGTATCTTTGATCTGGGCGCAGGCGCATAAGAACGTTAGAAAACAAGCAGAAAAGGTCATCGCATTGCCCCCGTTCCCACCATAGCCGTCGTCGACGACGACCAGGCGATCCGTGAAGCCATGGACGACCTTGTCAAATCGTGTGGCTACGAATGCCGCCTGTTTGCGTCGGCGGAAGAATTTCTGGCATTCGAGCCGCGATCGGCGATTGATTGCATGCTGGTCGATGTCAAAATGCCCGGCCTCAGCGGTATCGAGCTGCAGGCCGAGCTGAACAAGCGCTCCGATCGCCCGCCAATGATCTTTGTCACATCATACCGGGACGATCGCACGCGCAACAACGCCATGAACGGCGGCGCAGTTGCCTTCCTGGGGAAGCCTGTCGATATCGAGAAGCTGATCGGCTGCCTGGAATCTGCACTCGATCGTTAAGCGTCGCGACATGCACTGTCTCGACGTGAGAGGCGTTCAAAGGTGGCTCTTTTGCTATCCGGCAATACGCCTGTTTCGAAATGCCGGTTTCACGCAGCCGCGCGCCTGACATTGCGGCAGGCAGGCTTAGCGATGCATCGAACCGCCGTCAGGGGAACGGCGGCCGAGTTTACATCAGCTGAATCTATGCCGTCTTCTTTCGTAGCGGCTCTTCACCGATCTCAACTTCGCCGTAGGGCGCCGGGCGACCGAACAGGAAGCCTTGGAGTTCATCGCAGCCCTCGGCTGTCAGCACCCGCATTTGCTCTTCCGTCTCGACGCCTTCCGCCAGGACCGATACCTCAAGGCTCTTGCCAAGCGCTACGATCGCCCGCACGAAGGCTTTCGACTGCCTGCTGTTCTCCAGATCGGTTGTGAAACTACGGTCGAGCTTGATCTTGTCGAACGGGAAGGAGCGAAGCGTCTCAAGTGACGAATAACCCGTTCCGAAATCATCGATCGCAACCGTAACGCCGAGTGCCTTGATCTGCCGCAGGATGTGCAGAGCGCGCGCCTTGTCGCCGATGATGGCGCTCTCCGTCACTTCCAGTTCAAGCCGTGACGCCGGCAAGCCGGTCTTCAAGAGAACTGTGCGCACCTTGTC harbors:
- a CDS encoding putative bifunctional diguanylate cyclase/phosphodiesterase; translation: MAMYRSKESPDERISFYEAGMDEAARERRSLARDVWTALSEKQFFLAYQVQKDARSGAITGYEVLLRWQHPERGLVPPSTFIPVAEECGAISAIGDWVLEHACAEAALWTNKDKIAVNLSPLQLGNTALVDKVRTVLLKTGLPASRLELEVTESAIIGDKARALHILRQIKALGVTVAIDDFGTGYSSLETLRSFPFDKIKLDRSFTTDLENSRQSKAFVRAIVALGKSLEVSVLAEGVETEEQMRVLTAEGCDELQGFLFGRPAPYGEVEIGEEPLRKKTA
- a CDS encoding response regulator transcription factor, whose amino-acid sequence is MAPVPTIAVVDDDQAIREAMDDLVKSCGYECRLFASAEEFLAFEPRSAIDCMLVDVKMPGLSGIELQAELNKRSDRPPMIFVTSYRDDRTRNNAMNGGAVAFLGKPVDIEKLIGCLESALDR